One Periophthalmus magnuspinnatus isolate fPerMag1 chromosome 15, fPerMag1.2.pri, whole genome shotgun sequence genomic window carries:
- the pcbd1 gene encoding pterin-4-alpha-carbinolamine dehydratase: protein MSKIQTLTEEERAHLLPLLRSAQWVETVGRDAIYKEFIFKDFNQAFGFMSRVALQAEKIDHHPEWFNVYNKVQITLSTHDCGGLSQRDITLATFIDQASLM, encoded by the exons ATG TCAAAGATCCAGACCCTaactgaggaggagagagcacacCTCCTGCCCCTGCTCCGGAGCGCACAGTGGGTGGAGACCGTGGGCCGCGATGCCATCTACAAAGAATTTATATTCAAAGACTTTAACCAG GCATTTGGTTTCATGTCACGAGTGGCTCTACAGGCGGAAAAGATTGACCATCATCCAGAGTGGTTCAACGTCTATAACAAG gTCCAGATCACCCTGAGCACTCATGACTGTGGAGGCCTGTCCCAGCGAGACATAACTTTAGCCACATTCATCGACCAAGCTTCATTGATGTGA